In the genome of Taurinivorans muris, one region contains:
- the brnQ gene encoding branched-chain amino acid transport system II carrier protein, translating into MNKKKEAVVLGFALFAMFFGAGNLIFPPSLGIAMGKDWFLAGIGFLLTGVGLPLFGVLAFTKVGRLENFSIKISSRFNTLYCTALILVIGPLFAIPRTGSTTFEMGVLPLFPNTDPFLLSAISSVLFFGATYLIVIKESKLTDIIGKFITPVLLIILAAIAFFGITGDIGTAVDKHVTGVFTQGFVNGYQTMDALASVLFGVIIIKGLEGKGITEEKEQRYFLTGAAFIAAAGLGFIYFSLMFLGSKISGAGTFETTSSALYLAEVTLGSAGKILFGICVAAACFTTAVGLVAISSAWFSRLTRIRYNVWAVIICVFSGLMALGGVDFIIKLSIPVLCILYPVTIILILLNIFGVKNILVYRVATYTTLIAITFEVGAQTFGLTGISEFLKVIPLADVGFIWIMPCILGMIIAYFITQIRNGAKQKTEK; encoded by the coding sequence ATGAACAAGAAAAAAGAAGCGGTGGTTTTAGGATTTGCTTTATTTGCCATGTTCTTTGGAGCGGGCAATCTTATTTTCCCTCCCTCTTTGGGAATTGCCATGGGAAAGGACTGGTTTTTAGCCGGAATAGGATTTTTATTAACAGGCGTGGGACTTCCGTTATTCGGCGTTTTGGCTTTTACAAAAGTCGGGCGGCTTGAGAATTTTTCCATAAAAATATCTTCTCGGTTTAACACGCTTTATTGTACGGCACTTATCCTTGTCATCGGGCCTTTATTTGCCATACCGAGAACCGGCTCAACCACATTTGAGATGGGGGTTCTTCCGTTATTTCCGAATACAGACCCATTTTTATTGTCAGCAATTTCTTCTGTTTTATTTTTTGGGGCAACCTATCTGATTGTTATTAAAGAATCAAAACTGACTGATATTATAGGGAAATTTATTACACCTGTTCTTCTTATTATTTTGGCTGCCATAGCATTTTTCGGCATTACGGGTGACATTGGAACTGCTGTTGATAAACACGTTACGGGCGTTTTTACCCAGGGTTTTGTCAATGGTTATCAGACAATGGATGCCCTTGCTTCTGTTTTGTTCGGGGTAATTATTATTAAAGGTCTTGAAGGGAAAGGGATAACAGAAGAAAAAGAACAGCGATATTTTCTTACAGGTGCAGCGTTTATTGCGGCAGCAGGGCTTGGGTTTATTTATTTCAGTCTGATGTTTTTAGGCTCTAAAATAAGCGGAGCGGGAACATTTGAAACAACAAGTTCTGCCCTCTATCTTGCAGAAGTAACCCTTGGATCAGCGGGGAAAATACTTTTTGGTATTTGTGTTGCCGCTGCATGCTTTACAACAGCTGTCGGGCTTGTTGCCATATCCTCTGCATGGTTTTCAAGACTTACACGTATCAGATATAACGTGTGGGCTGTCATTATATGTGTATTTTCTGGTCTAATGGCACTGGGAGGGGTTGATTTTATCATAAAACTTTCTATCCCTGTTTTATGTATCTTATATCCCGTAACAATCATCCTTATTCTTTTAAATATTTTCGGAGTAAAAAATATTTTGGTTTACAGAGTTGCAACATATACAACTCTTATTGCGATTACTTTTGAAGTAGGGGCTCAGACATTCGGTCTTACGGGAATTTCTGAATTTCTAAAGGTAATTCCTTTGGCCGATGTCGGTTTCATATGGATTATGCCATGTATTTTAGGAATGATAATCGCTTATTTTATTACACAAATAAGAAATGGCGCAAAACAAAAAACAGAGAAATAG